In Pseudomonas sp. GCEP-101, one DNA window encodes the following:
- the yrfG gene encoding GMP/IMP nucleotidase gives MPRLPWNQIDTVLLDMDGTLLDLHFDNHFWLEHLPRRYAEHHGISRAQADAELLPLFRDHAGQLNWYCLDFWSRELKLSVLDLKHEVADLIALRPDADLFLAELRRHGKRAVLITNAHRDSLSLKMQRVELSPWFDRLISSHDYGFPKEDQQFWQALQADVGFDPARSLFIDDSLPILRAARTFGVAQLLAVRQPDSRQGPKDTEEFAAQEDYRALLEGL, from the coding sequence ATGCCACGCCTGCCCTGGAACCAGATCGACACCGTGCTGCTCGACATGGACGGCACCCTGCTCGACCTGCATTTCGACAACCACTTCTGGCTCGAACACCTGCCCCGGCGCTACGCCGAGCACCACGGCATCAGCCGCGCCCAGGCCGACGCCGAGCTGCTGCCGCTGTTCCGCGACCACGCCGGCCAGCTCAACTGGTACTGCCTGGACTTCTGGAGCCGCGAGCTGAAGCTGTCGGTGCTGGATCTCAAGCATGAGGTCGCCGACCTCATCGCCCTGCGTCCGGACGCCGACCTGTTCCTCGCCGAGCTGCGCCGCCACGGCAAGCGCGCGGTGCTGATCACCAATGCGCACCGCGATTCGCTGTCGCTGAAGATGCAGCGCGTGGAGCTGTCGCCCTGGTTCGACCGGCTGATCAGCTCCCACGACTATGGCTTCCCCAAGGAAGACCAGCAGTTCTGGCAGGCGCTGCAGGCGGACGTCGGTTTCGACCCGGCGCGCAGCCTGTTCATCGATGACAGTCTGCCGATCCTGCGGGCCGCGCGCACCTTCGGCGTTGCCCAGTTGCTCGCGGTGCGCCAGCCGGACAGCCGCCAGGGGCCGAAGGACACCGAGGAATTCGCCGCCCAGGAAGACTACCGGGCGCTGCTCGAGGGATTGTGA
- a CDS encoding LysR family transcriptional regulator: MDIKQLKFLCALDETRHFGQAAARCHVTQPTLSMRLRGLEDELGLELVRRGQRFEGFTEAGERVLAWARSLLAAHDGLYAEAAACRGQLVGTLRLGLVPLAGFDPMRLIELFAQRHPELRFQLFALSSENILEGLGRNQLDLGLSYLDRLDREHFDSLELAATRMGLLHDRRHFQIDSPTLSWDALAELPLGLLASGMHFRQSIDHGFRSRGLAPQARLETDAVHQLVQAVERGLCCAIMPLGSGLDAQGQHFALTPIDDARTLAPLGLILRRSEPRSALAEACFREAAALLGSAESDR; encoded by the coding sequence ATGGACATCAAGCAGCTGAAATTCCTCTGCGCCCTGGACGAGACGCGTCACTTCGGCCAGGCGGCGGCACGCTGCCATGTCACCCAGCCGACCCTGTCCATGCGCCTGCGCGGCCTGGAGGACGAACTGGGCCTGGAGCTGGTGCGCCGCGGGCAGCGCTTCGAAGGGTTCACCGAGGCCGGCGAGCGCGTGCTGGCCTGGGCCCGCAGCCTGCTGGCGGCCCATGACGGGCTGTATGCCGAGGCGGCCGCCTGCCGCGGGCAACTGGTGGGCACCCTGCGCCTGGGCCTGGTGCCACTGGCAGGGTTCGACCCGATGCGCCTGATCGAGCTGTTCGCCCAGCGCCACCCTGAGCTGCGCTTCCAGCTGTTCGCCCTGAGCTCGGAGAACATCCTCGAAGGCCTGGGGCGCAACCAGCTGGACCTCGGCCTGTCGTACCTCGACCGCCTCGACCGCGAGCACTTCGACAGCCTGGAACTGGCCGCCACGCGCATGGGCCTGCTGCACGACCGCCGGCACTTCCAGATCGACAGCCCGACCCTGAGCTGGGACGCCCTCGCCGAACTGCCGCTGGGGCTGTTGGCCTCCGGGATGCACTTCCGCCAGTCCATCGACCATGGCTTTCGCAGCCGCGGCCTGGCGCCCCAGGCCCGCCTGGAGACCGACGCAGTGCACCAACTGGTGCAGGCCGTGGAACGCGGCCTGTGCTGCGCGATCATGCCGCTGGGCAGCGGGCTGGATGCCCAGGGCCAGCACTTTGCGCTGACCCCGATCGACGACGCCCGCACCTTGGCGCCGCTGGGGCTGATCCTGCGTCGCAGCGAGCCGCGCTCGGCGCTGGCCGAAGCCTGCTTCCGCGAAGCGGCGGCCTTGCTGGGCAGCGCCGAGAGTGACCGATAG
- the fdhD gene encoding formate dehydrogenase accessory sulfurtransferase FdhD yields the protein MPCLIPRPAGAEVRDAVAPADGYHYAELSPESAAGRAALAGEIALAIAYNGLSQAVMMVSPHDLEDFVHGFSLGAGLIQSIDNIYDVRLTPHGDAIAAEVQVSNRAFWALKDQRRQLAGNTGCGLCGVEALDQALPELPVLPAAPLPPAAHLEHLRERVNAVQELGRRSGALHAALFVDAAGEIRLCREDIGRHNALDKLIGALKRQRLELAGGFAVVTSRCSLELIHKAVRAGLSTLVSFSAPTALTVQWAREHQLNLIHLPHRSAPRVYSPAPPAA from the coding sequence ATGCCTTGCCTGATCCCCCGCCCGGCCGGCGCCGAGGTTCGGGACGCCGTCGCGCCTGCCGATGGCTACCACTACGCCGAACTCTCCCCGGAGAGCGCCGCCGGTCGCGCCGCGCTGGCCGGGGAAATCGCCCTGGCGATCGCCTACAACGGCCTCAGCCAGGCGGTGATGATGGTCTCGCCCCATGACCTGGAAGACTTCGTCCACGGCTTCAGCCTGGGCGCAGGTCTCATCCAGTCCATCGACAACATCTATGACGTGCGCCTGACGCCCCATGGCGACGCCATCGCCGCCGAGGTGCAGGTCAGCAACCGCGCCTTCTGGGCCCTCAAGGACCAGCGCCGGCAACTGGCCGGCAACACCGGCTGCGGCCTGTGCGGCGTCGAGGCGCTGGACCAGGCGCTGCCCGAGCTGCCGGTGCTGCCGGCGGCGCCGCTGCCACCGGCCGCGCACCTCGAACACCTGCGCGAACGGGTCAATGCCGTGCAGGAACTCGGTCGCCGCAGCGGCGCCCTGCACGCCGCGCTGTTCGTCGATGCCGCCGGCGAGATCCGCCTGTGCCGCGAAGACATCGGCCGCCACAACGCCCTGGACAAACTGATCGGCGCGCTCAAGCGCCAGCGCCTGGAGCTGGCCGGCGGCTTCGCCGTGGTCACCAGCCGCTGCAGCCTGGAACTTATCCACAAGGCCGTGCGCGCCGGGTTGTCCACCCTGGTCAGCTTCTCCGCACCCACCGCGCTCACCGTGCAGTGGGCCCGCGAACACCAGCTGAACCTCATCCATCTGCCCCACCGCAGCGCGCCCCGGGTCTACAGCCCGGCGCCGCCCGCCGCCTGA
- a CDS encoding FdhF/YdeP family oxidoreductase codes for MSLQQDNPRYQPYKGAAAGWGALISVTRFWLDSKQPFKNLRALLKTNQNGGFDCPGCAWGDSPEDGRVKFCENGAKAVNWEATKRRVDPAFFARHSVSSLREQSDYWLEYQGRLTEPMRYDPATDRYQPIAWDDAFALIAQHLNALESPHQAEFYTSGRASNEAAFLYQLFVRAFGTNNFPDCSNMCHEASGVALGQSVGIGKGTVTFDDFEHADAIFVFGQNPGTNHPRMLEPLREAVKRGAQVVAFNPLKERGLERFQHPQHPLEMLTNGSEPLNTAFFRPALGGDMAAVRGIAKFLLQWEREAQAKGEPAVFDHAFIAEHTRGVDAYLAVVDDTSWDHIVQQSGLSLAEIEQAALMYRRAERVIVCWAMGITQHHHSVPTIQELVSLQLLRGNVGRPGAGLCPVRGHSNVQGDRTMGINDRPPAALLDAIERRFQFKVPRENGHNTVEAINAMLAGEAKVFIGLGGNFAQATPDSPRTHQALRNCALTVQISTKLNRSHLTVGRDALILPCLGRTDIDRQAEGPQAVTVEDSFSMIHASFGQLEPSSKQMRSEPAIIAGIAKATLGNRLVDWDALIANYDRIRELIADTIPGFADFNRRVANPGGFHLGNSAGARRWNTASGKANFHHHPLPADLVHAKIRETGQEPHLILQTLRSHDQYNTTIYGLDDRYRGVRGHREVVFANEADIRRLGFEPGEKVDMVSLWSDGVDRRVSGFTLLAYDIPAGQAAAYYPETNPLVPLDSHGVGSHTPTSKFVAIRFEKARPSLRIV; via the coding sequence ATGAGCCTGCAGCAAGACAATCCCCGCTACCAACCCTACAAGGGCGCCGCCGCCGGCTGGGGCGCGCTGATCAGCGTCACGCGCTTCTGGCTGGACAGCAAACAGCCGTTCAAGAACCTGCGCGCCCTGCTCAAGACCAACCAGAACGGCGGCTTCGACTGCCCCGGTTGCGCCTGGGGCGATTCCCCGGAAGACGGCCGGGTGAAGTTCTGCGAGAACGGCGCCAAGGCGGTCAACTGGGAAGCCACCAAGCGCCGCGTCGATCCGGCCTTCTTCGCCCGCCACAGCGTCAGCTCGCTGCGCGAACAGAGCGACTACTGGCTCGAATACCAGGGCCGCCTGACCGAGCCGATGCGCTACGACCCGGCCACCGACCGCTACCAGCCGATCGCCTGGGACGACGCCTTCGCCCTCATCGCGCAGCACCTGAACGCGCTGGAAAGTCCCCACCAGGCCGAGTTCTACACCTCCGGCCGGGCCAGCAACGAAGCGGCCTTTCTCTACCAGCTGTTCGTCCGCGCCTTCGGCACCAACAACTTCCCCGACTGCTCGAACATGTGCCACGAGGCCAGCGGCGTCGCCCTGGGCCAGAGCGTGGGCATCGGCAAGGGCACCGTGACCTTCGACGATTTCGAGCACGCCGACGCGATCTTCGTCTTCGGCCAGAACCCCGGCACCAACCACCCGCGCATGCTCGAACCGCTGCGTGAAGCAGTGAAGCGCGGCGCCCAGGTGGTCGCCTTCAACCCGTTGAAGGAACGCGGCCTGGAACGCTTCCAGCACCCGCAGCACCCGCTGGAGATGCTCACCAATGGCTCCGAGCCGCTCAACACCGCGTTCTTCCGCCCCGCACTGGGCGGCGACATGGCCGCCGTGCGCGGCATCGCCAAGTTCCTCCTGCAGTGGGAACGCGAGGCCCAGGCCAAGGGCGAACCGGCAGTGTTCGACCATGCCTTCATCGCCGAACACACCCGGGGCGTGGATGCCTATCTGGCGGTGGTGGATGACACAAGCTGGGACCACATCGTCCAGCAGTCGGGCCTGAGCCTTGCGGAGATCGAGCAGGCGGCGCTCATGTACCGCCGTGCCGAGCGGGTGATCGTCTGCTGGGCCATGGGCATCACCCAGCACCATCACTCGGTGCCGACAATCCAGGAACTGGTCAGTCTGCAACTGCTGCGCGGCAACGTCGGTCGCCCCGGCGCCGGCCTGTGCCCGGTGCGCGGCCACAGCAACGTGCAGGGCGACCGCACCATGGGCATCAACGACCGCCCGCCGGCGGCGCTGCTGGACGCCATCGAGCGCCGCTTCCAGTTCAAGGTGCCGCGGGAGAACGGCCACAACACCGTCGAGGCGATCAACGCCATGCTCGCCGGCGAGGCCAAGGTGTTCATCGGCCTGGGCGGCAACTTCGCCCAGGCGACCCCGGACAGCCCGCGCACTCACCAGGCCTTGCGCAATTGCGCGCTGACCGTGCAGATCAGCACCAAGCTCAACCGCAGCCACCTCACCGTCGGCCGCGACGCGCTGATCCTGCCGTGCCTGGGCCGCACCGACATCGACCGCCAGGCCGAGGGCCCGCAGGCGGTCACCGTGGAAGACTCCTTCAGCATGATCCACGCCTCGTTCGGCCAGCTGGAGCCGTCGTCGAAGCAGATGCGCTCGGAGCCTGCGATCATTGCCGGGATCGCCAAGGCCACCCTGGGCAACCGCCTGGTAGACTGGGACGCGCTGATCGCCAACTACGACCGCATCCGCGAGCTGATCGCCGACACCATCCCCGGCTTCGCCGACTTCAACCGCCGCGTGGCCAACCCGGGCGGCTTCCACCTGGGCAACTCGGCCGGCGCGCGGCGCTGGAACACCGCCAGCGGCAAGGCCAACTTCCACCACCACCCACTGCCGGCGGACCTGGTCCACGCGAAGATCCGCGAGACTGGCCAGGAGCCGCACCTGATCCTGCAGACCTTGCGCTCCCACGACCAGTACAACACCACCATCTATGGCCTGGACGACCGCTACCGCGGCGTGCGCGGCCACCGCGAGGTGGTGTTCGCCAACGAGGCGGACATCCGCCGTCTGGGCTTCGAGCCCGGCGAGAAGGTGGACATGGTGTCGCTCTGGTCCGATGGCGTGGACCGCCGCGTCAGCGGCTTCACCCTGCTGGCCTACGACATTCCCGCCGGCCAGGCCGCCGCCTACTACCCGGAGACCAACCCGTTGGTGCCGCTGGACAGCCACGGCGTGGGCAGCCACACGCCGACCTCGAAGTTCGTCGCCATCCGCTTCGAGAAGGCGCGGCCGAGTCTGCGGATCGTCTGA
- the lysM gene encoding peptidoglycan-binding protein LysM produces MGIFAFVKEAGEKLWDSIVGNEAKAAESLKDHIANVGLGNPNIQLSVEGDKVIATGEVASQEEKEKILLTLGNVAGVSGVEDHITVAASAAPAAEARFVTVKKGDTLSAIAKAEYGNANAYMKIFEANKPMLSHPDKIYPGQVLRIPE; encoded by the coding sequence ATGGGCATTTTTGCGTTCGTTAAGGAAGCCGGCGAGAAGCTGTGGGACAGCATTGTGGGCAACGAGGCCAAAGCGGCCGAGTCGCTCAAGGACCACATCGCCAATGTCGGCCTGGGCAACCCGAACATCCAGCTCAGCGTCGAGGGCGACAAGGTCATCGCCACCGGTGAAGTGGCCAGCCAGGAAGAGAAGGAGAAGATCCTCCTCACCCTGGGCAACGTTGCCGGCGTGTCCGGCGTCGAAGACCACATCACGGTGGCGGCTTCCGCAGCGCCGGCGGCCGAAGCGCGTTTCGTCACGGTGAAGAAGGGCGACACGCTCAGCGCCATCGCCAAGGCCGAGTACGGCAATGCCAACGCCTACATGAAGATTTTCGAGGCGAACAAGCCGATGCTCAGCCATCCGGACAAGATCTATCCCGGCCAGGTGCTGCGGATTCCGGAATAA